The Candidatus Atribacteria bacterium sequence TCCGAGTCACAATTTTCTTAAATCAATGCACAATAAGCAATACAATAAATTAATTACCGGTTAAAAAGATTTATTTTATAATGAGGTTTCAAAATGATAAAGACCATTAAAAAAAGAGAAGGTCAATTAGTAGACTTTGATAAAAAGAAGATAACCGGAGCTATTTTTTCCGCAATGTTAACAGCAGGGGAAGAAGATAAAACTGTATCAGAAAAAATAGCTGACCAAGTCATTATAAAATTAGAGAAAAAATTTGAGAATAAGGTCCCTCAAGTGGAAGAAGTACAGGATATAGTAGAAGAAACATTGATTCAAGAGGGAATGGTAAAGGTAGCCAAGGCGTACATTTTGTATCGGGACAAGCGAAGGAGAATCAGAGAAAGTTTAAAAGTCAGAAAAAAAATAAAGAACCACAAAAATATGACCGATCTTTCCTTGTTGGTTTCTACCCCCACCTCCGAGACCATTTCTCCTTGGGGAAGGCAAAAAATTATTCAAGCTCTGGTCAAGGAAGCCGAGCTACCTTTAAATGTTTCTGTAAAGATAGCTAAGGCAGTAGAAAATAAGATAGTCGATTTAAATTTGAGTGAGATTTCTACTTCTTTGATTAGAGAATTGGTAGATAATGAGCTTTTTACCATGGGGTATGAACAAAAGTGGAGGAAGCAAAAGGTCATCGGAATGCCTACTTTTGATCTGAAACAATTGTTTTTATCCAAGAGTAAGGAAAACAGTAATATTGGAACCAATAATCCGGAAGCCATAAACTTAACTATTGCCGAAAACACCATCAAACAATATATGTTGCAGGAAGTGTTTTCTAAAGAAATAGCAGATGCCCATTTAAAAGGATGGATCCATATTCATGATTTAGGCTACCCTAGAATTTATTGTTCCGGTCATTCTCTCGAATTTTTGAAAAAATATGGTCTTGAATTGGAAAATTTAGATACTTCTTCTGCTCCAGCTAGGCATACCAGGACCTTAACCGGACATTTAAATACTTTTTTGGCTTCCATGCAAGCCTACTATGCGGGTGCTTTAGGTATCGGTTATTTAAACATCATGTACGCTCCTTTTTTGGTAGGTTTGACTTTTAAAGAAATAAAACAAGAAGCTCAATATTTAATATTTAGCGGTTCGCAAAATGCCTTTTCCAGAGGTGGGCAAAGTCTTTTTCTGGATTTTAATGTCCACCTCGGTATTCCTAATTATCTGGTAAATATACCAGCAATCGGGCCAGGAGGCAAATATACCGGAAAAACTTATGGAGAATATCAGAAAGAATCCCAGTTATTTTTAAGAGCTTTAATGGAGGTTTGGAAAGAGGGGGATTATCACGGAAAGGTATTTGCTTTTCCCAAGATGGATTTACACATCGATAACCAATCTTTCGAGGAACCGGAACAGATAAGATTATTAAAATATGCCTGTGAAATAGCTTCTGAGAACGGTTCACCTTATTTCATTTTTGATAGGGAAGATATAAGTTTAGCTGCTTGTTGCCGGCTAAAAACAGAAATAACCGATCAGGAAATGATAAAATACCCGGAAAAGTTAAGATTTGCTGGGATACAGAATGTTACTATCAATTTACCGCAATGTGCCTATAGGGCTTTTCCTGATAATATGATTTCCGGATCGTTTCATGACGTAAAAAATGCAAATGTCCTAGCCTTATTTTTGGAAAAAATTGATCAAGCTTTGTGTTTGGCGGTTCGAGCTCACTTGCAGAAAAAAAAGTTTTTGGGGATGATGATGGAAAATCCCAGTGGACCTTTATGGCAAATAGGCAAGTTAGCCCAGGATGGAAAACCTTACGTAAATTTAGATGAAGGAACTTACTTAATAGGATTAATCGGATTGAACGAAGCAGTCCAGTATATTACCGGAAAACAACTTCATGAAAACGAGGATGTTTTTAAATTAGGATTAAAAATAGTATCCTTTATGAGTTTAAAATGCAGAGAATATAGTAAAAAATATAATTTGAAATTATCCCTGGAGGAATCTCCCGCTGAAAGCGCGGCTGGAAGGTTAGCAAAAATCGATTTACAGGAATTTCCCAATAGTGAGAAAGTTATAAAAGGAAATTCCAATGGAGACGAAAGTTATTATACTAATAGTATCCATTTTGCTGCTTCAGCACCGGTAGATTTGATCACTCGAATTATTAAGCAGAGTAAGTTTCATCCTTTAATAAAGAGCGGAGCCATAATTCATGCTTTTGTAGGAGAAAATCAACCTTCACCGGAGAGTATCTATAATTTAATCAAAAAAGTTTGGAGACATACTAAATGTTCCCAACTTACTATTTCCCCCGAGTTTACCATATGCAATATCTGCAGTGAAGTAAGCAGAGGATTACAGGAGAATTGTAGCGGATGTGGGAGTGGAGATGTATATGGAGTAACTAGAATAGTAGGATATTATAGTAAAATAACTAACTGGAATAAAAATAAGATTGGTGAACTAAAGGATCGGCATTCCGGAAATTATAATATAAATTAGTAGTTAGTGAATAGCAGAACTAACGTAGGACTTATAAAATAACCAGGTATCGATTATATACAAGCAGAGGCAAAAAGAAAATATAGTAATAATTAATAAGCGATTAGCAAAAACAAAAGAATTGGCTATTTAGTTTGATGTCAGTAATTTCTTGACTAATTACTCAACTATGCAATAAAATTTAGAAGAGAGAAAAAATACTATGAAAATAAAAATATTCTGGCAAAATAACTGTCCTCATTGTCCACAAGCCAAAAAGATAGGAGGTCAATTAGAAAAAGAGGCAGAAGTTCAATATTTTGATGTAGATACGGTTGATGGGTTGGGGGAAGCTAGCTTTTATGATATTGTCTCCACTCCTTCGATAGTGCTCTTGGACCAGAATGATCATGAAATTAAAATATGGAGAGGAAAAACCCCTCCACTGGAGGAAATTAGAAAGGAAGTAACCTTTTGAGTATTGCTATTAAGCAAATGATAAAAACCTCTCTAATTGATTGGGAGGGGAAAATTGTTTCTACTTTATATCTTCCTGGATGTAATTTTAGATGCCCCTTCTGCTATAATGTTGAATTAATATTACATCCGGATCATCTTAAAAATATTCCCCAAAAAGAAATAGACAATTATCTCCTGGAGAGGAAAGATTTTATCGATGGTATATGCATGAGCGGAGGAGAACCTACCCTATACTCGCATTTACCTGAATATTTTAAAGGATTGAAAGAAAAAGGTTTCTTAGTCAAGCTGGATACCAATGGTACTAATCCGGAGTTGCTAAAAAAGCTTCTAAATTTTAATTTGGTGGATTTTATTGCTCTTGATATTAAGTCATCGTTAGATCCGGATAATTATTTCAAGGCAGCGTGCATTCAAGATGAAATAATAATAGAGAAGATAAAAGACAGTATTGAATTGATCATGAACTCTAATATCGATTATGAATTTCGTACAACTGTGGTACCTTTATTACATTCTGAAGAGACTATTATGGAGATTGCTAAGTATATTAGTGGAGCAAAAAAATATGTATTACAGAACTTCTCTCCTTTAGAGATGACCCTCGATCCTTCTTTTCAAAAAATAAAATCCTATTCCACCGAAAAGATGCAAGAATTGTCGGATAAAGCGAAAAAGTATGTGCCAAATTGTTATTGGAGATGAGGGCAGCGATTGACCAATTCTCAAATTTACCAATTCACCGATTGAATTGGTTAAATATTCGTTACACATCACTTAACGCTTATTACTATATTTTATTATTATGTTTAATTTGTATTTAGAGTCATTTTTTGTGAAAAAAATACAATTATTTTTAAAAAAGAAGGATTTTTTAGATAAATGTTGTATTATAAAAAAAAGTTTTATTTTTGACAAAATATGTTATACTATACAAAGATATTTTGACCAGAGATTATTACAATTAAATAATTTTTTTCTGTATGAAAGTAATGGGAGAGATCTTATCGGTTACCGAAAAGAAGCCGAAGGGGCAAGATGTAGATTACATTTAAACTCTCAGGCAAAAGGACCATTACCGGACAGAACTCTGGAAAGTTTTTTAATAAACACCGAAGGGGTAATTTCCCATATTATGGAAAAATCTCTCAGGTAAAAAGACAGGGTAAGAAATTCCGCAGGAACATCTTACCCTTTTTTATTTTTTTTAAGATAGGCAGTTTAAAATATTTATTAAAAGTAGAGATAATTTGAATCAGGATTTTGAATTAAAAGAACTTGGACAAATAAAATATTTAAAGTGTCGAGGATTAGACAGAACTAACTTGTTAGTTAATGCTTTTTCTACCCGGGTAGGCGGAGGAAGCAGAACTCCCTTTGATAGCCTTAATTTATCTTATAATGTAGGCGATGAAGAAAACCGCGTGGCAGAAAACCGAAAAATAATTTTGAATGCTTTAAATATTGATTATCGTACCACGGTAAATGCCCAACAAGTCCATAAAGAAAAAATAAGTATAGTAAAAACAAAAGATAAGGGCAAAGGTGCCTTCAAATATTCAAGGGGGATTGCACAAACTGATGCCTTAATGACAGATATCCCCGGTATACCCCTGGTTATGTGTTTTGCTGATTGTGTTCCTATTTTTATTTTAGATCCGGTTAAAAAGGTTATTGCTTTAATTCATAGCGGAAGAAAGGGAACAGAGTTGGAATTAGCTTTAAAAACTTTGTTTAAGATGAAAAAAATCTTTAATGTTAACCCCCAATCCTGCTTGGCTGCCATTTTTCCTTCCATTGGTGCTTGCTGTTACCATATAAAAGAAGAAAATAAAATTGATAACTATTGGTTAAAGAAAGATAAAAATAAAAACCTGCAAATTTCCCGGCAAAATAAAAACGGTTGGAGCCTTGATTTAAAAAAAGCAAACTATGGGCAATTGATTGAAGGAGGAGTAGAAAAAAAGAATATTTTTATCAGTGAGATTTGTACCGCAGATCATCCTGAACTTTTCTTTTCCTATCGAAGAGATAAAGGAATAACCGGCCGTATGGCTGCTATATTTATGTTGAAGTAAAATTTAAATTATTATGATCATATGAGAATAACGGGAGGAATGTATGAGGATAAAAAAACATCCCATTTTAGAATTTTGCCAAAAAGAAAAGATAAGATTTACCTTAGATGGGAAAGAATTGGAAGGTTATAAAGGTGAGCCCATTGCTTCTGCTTTGGTAGCTGCCGGTATAAAAGTATTAAGCAGAAGCATTAAATATAAACGTCCGAGAGGTTTTTTTTGCGCAATTGGAAAATGCTCAGCCTGTTTAATGAAAGTAAATGGTATCCCCAATGTCAGAACCTGTGTGACTAAATTGGAAGAAGGAATGAGAGTAGAAACCCAAAAAGGAAAAGGTGATTTCAATTGAAAACAACAGATATAGCAATTATCGGAGGAGGCCCAGCAGGACTATCAGCTGCTATCTACGCTGCTTCTCTAGGGGCAAAAGTAACCCTAGTTGATGATGGTTTAGAATTGGGTGGACAATTAATAAAACAAACCCATAAATTTTTCGGTTCCGAAAAACAATTTGCCGGGATCAGGGGAATAAAGATTGCTGAAAAGATGATACAGGACCTGAAAACCTATGATAATGTTGAAGTAATCGCTAATTCTACGGTTACCGGCTATTACGAAGATGAGGTCATAACCATTGTCCAGGGAGTAAATGGTGAACTATTGGAAAAACTAAAAGCTAAAAGAATAATTGTGGCTACCGGAGCGTTGGAAAATATGTTACCTTTTGTTAATAACGATTTGCCCGGAGTCTATGGTGCCGGAGCGGTACAGACCTTGATGAATCTTTATGGTGTAGTTCCTGGTAATAATGTTTTAATGGTAGGTGCCGGCAATATTGGCCTGATTGTAAGCTATCAGCTATTACAGGCTGGGATTAAGGTAGAGGCCATTGTGGAAGCTCTTCCCAAGATAGGTGGGTACCTGGTACATGCCTCTAAGATTAGACGTTTGGGCGTACCTATATACACTTCTCATACTCTAAAAGAAGTGTCAGGTAAGGATTGCGTAAAAAAAGCAGTCATTGCTGGTATTAATCGAAATTTTGAATTTATTCCCGGCACAGAAAAAGAACTGGAAGTGGATACCATATGTCTGGCTGTAGGTTTATCTCCACTCTCTGACCTGCTCTGGCAGGCCGGCTGTCAGATGAAATATATTCCCGAGCTTTGCGGCTATGTAGCCTTAAGGGATGAAAATCTTAGATCTAGTATCAATAAGATCTACATTGCCGGAGATGTGGCCGGTATCGAAGAGGCCAGTAGTGCCATGTTGGAAGGTCAAATAGCCGGTTTGAATGCTGCAGTAAGCCTGGGATATCAATGTGATAATTATATACAGCAAAACAAAAAGCTAAAAGAAGAGTTAAAAGAACTGAGAAACAATCCTTTAAGTGAGGGGATAAGGGTAGGCATAGAAAAAGCCTTGATAAAAGGGGGAAAATAAGTAACTATGTTAGAAAGAACTGGTATACCCACGGATAATGATTTAGAAAAAGTCATTCCGGATAAAAAAAGATTAGATCAAGGTCCGGTAGTTATCATAGAATGCTTCCAAAAAATTCCCTGCGACCCTTGTGCCATTTCCTGTAAGTTGGGGGCGATAAAACCCTTTAAGGATATCAATGATTTGCCGCAGGTCGATTTTAACCGATGTACCGGCTGCGGGATCTGTATAAGTTTCTGTCCCGGTCTGGCTATATTTGTTATAGATATGAATTATTCAGATAAAAAATCCTTGATAAAACTGCCGTATGAAATGTTACCCTTACCGGAAAAGGGAGAAGAAGTGTATGCTCTGGATAGAGCAGGTGTTATACTGGGTAAGGTTAAGGTAGCAAGAGTTTTAAAGACGAAAAACAAGACCAACATCCTATCTCTGGAGGTTCCAAAAAACATGGTCATGAACGTAAGAAGTATCAAAGTGGAGGACAAAAATAATGAAAGATGAGATCATCATTTGTCGATGTGAAGATGTTACCTGGGGCGAAATCAGACAAGCTTTGGAAAAAGGCTATACTACACTTGATGAGGTAAAAAGGATTACCCGGGCAGGGATGGGAAGATGTCAGGGTACTACTTGCCGCAGGATTTTGCTAAGGGAAATTGCCAAGTTTTACCATAAAAAGATAGAAGATGTAGCCGTACCAACCTTTCGACCTCCCACCAAACCGGTAAAATTAGGAACTCTAGCAGGTGACGAGGATGAATAAAAGAGCAAATGTAGTCATCATAGGTGGAGGAATTGTCGGTTGCAGTATCGCCTATAATTTAGCCAGAATGGGATGTAAGAATATAGTCTTATTTGAAAAAAATACTTTAGCCAGTGGGGCGACCGGAAGATGCGGAGCAGGGATTAGACAGCAGTTTGGGACCGAAATGAATTGTATTCTGGCTCGGGAGAGTATAAAAATATTCGAGAATTTAAGTCAAGAACTGGATTATGATATCGAACTCAATCAAGGCGGATATCTAATACTGGCTTATACCGAAAAAGAAGTCAATCAGTTCAAGAAAAACATAACATTGGAACAATCATTGGGCATTAACGCTAGGTTAATTACCATGCAGGAAGCCCAGGATATTGTCCCTCCTTTAAATACGGAAGGATTACTAGGTGCCACCTTCTGTCCTACTGATGGTCACGCCAATCCCTTTAATACTAATTTTGCATATGCAGAGGCAGCCCAAAGGTTAGGGGTAAAGATTAATAATTTTACCGAAGTAAAAGAAATTAAGATCGAAAATGATAGAATAGCATCAGTTAGAACTAATCAGGGAGAAGTATTCACGCCCATTGTAATCAATGCTGCCGGTGGTTATGCTTCCGAAATAGGAAAAATGGTCGGAGTAGACATACCGGTTTACTCACAAAGGCATCAAATTTTAATCACTGAACCGATTGACCCTCTATTTAGACCGATGCTAATGTCTTTCTCCGCTAATTTTTACTGTCAGCAAACTCCTCATGGGAGTATTATTATGGGCTTTGGCGATCCCAATGAACCCAAAGGTCACGATATAGGTTCAAGTTGGCAGTTTGCTCACGAGATGGCCCAAAAGATCACCGCAGTCGTTCCTTTATTAAAAGAAGTGAGTATGGTAAGACAATGGTCAGGCTTATATAATATGAGTCTTGATTCTCAACCGATATTGGGAGAGCATCCCCGGATAAAGGGCTTTTATATGGCAGTAGGCTTCAGCGGACATGGATTTATGCTAGCCCCTATAGTCAGCCGGCTTATGGCAGAGTTAATACTGAAGAGTCAGCCTTCTATCCCCATTGATAAATTAAATATAGGCAGATTTGAACGAGGTGAACTGATTATTGAGCCCTCGGTAGTGTAGGGGATAAAATAATTATACTTTTTCCTACTATAAA is a genomic window containing:
- the nrdD gene encoding anaerobic ribonucleoside-triphosphate reductase, whose product is MIKTIKKREGQLVDFDKKKITGAIFSAMLTAGEEDKTVSEKIADQVIIKLEKKFENKVPQVEEVQDIVEETLIQEGMVKVAKAYILYRDKRRRIRESLKVRKKIKNHKNMTDLSLLVSTPTSETISPWGRQKIIQALVKEAELPLNVSVKIAKAVENKIVDLNLSEISTSLIRELVDNELFTMGYEQKWRKQKVIGMPTFDLKQLFLSKSKENSNIGTNNPEAINLTIAENTIKQYMLQEVFSKEIADAHLKGWIHIHDLGYPRIYCSGHSLEFLKKYGLELENLDTSSAPARHTRTLTGHLNTFLASMQAYYAGALGIGYLNIMYAPFLVGLTFKEIKQEAQYLIFSGSQNAFSRGGQSLFLDFNVHLGIPNYLVNIPAIGPGGKYTGKTYGEYQKESQLFLRALMEVWKEGDYHGKVFAFPKMDLHIDNQSFEEPEQIRLLKYACEIASENGSPYFIFDREDISLAACCRLKTEITDQEMIKYPEKLRFAGIQNVTINLPQCAYRAFPDNMISGSFHDVKNANVLALFLEKIDQALCLAVRAHLQKKKFLGMMMENPSGPLWQIGKLAQDGKPYVNLDEGTYLIGLIGLNEAVQYITGKQLHENEDVFKLGLKIVSFMSLKCREYSKKYNLKLSLEESPAESAAGRLAKIDLQEFPNSEKVIKGNSNGDESYYTNSIHFAASAPVDLITRIIKQSKFHPLIKSGAIIHAFVGENQPSPESIYNLIKKVWRHTKCSQLTISPEFTICNICSEVSRGLQENCSGCGSGDVYGVTRIVGYYSKITNWNKNKIGELKDRHSGNYNIN
- a CDS encoding anaerobic ribonucleoside-triphosphate reductase activating protein, whose amino-acid sequence is MSIAIKQMIKTSLIDWEGKIVSTLYLPGCNFRCPFCYNVELILHPDHLKNIPQKEIDNYLLERKDFIDGICMSGGEPTLYSHLPEYFKGLKEKGFLVKLDTNGTNPELLKKLLNFNLVDFIALDIKSSLDPDNYFKAACIQDEIIIEKIKDSIELIMNSNIDYEFRTTVVPLLHSEETIMEIAKYISGAKKYVLQNFSPLEMTLDPSFQKIKSYSTEKMQELSDKAKKYVPNCYWR
- a CDS encoding 4Fe-4S ferredoxin: MLERTGIPTDNDLEKVIPDKKRLDQGPVVIIECFQKIPCDPCAISCKLGAIKPFKDINDLPQVDFNRCTGCGICISFCPGLAIFVIDMNYSDKKSLIKLPYEMLPLPEKGEEVYALDRAGVILGKVKVARVLKTKNKTNILSLEVPKNMVMNVRSIKVEDKNNER
- a CDS encoding (2Fe-2S)-binding protein codes for the protein MKDEIIICRCEDVTWGEIRQALEKGYTTLDEVKRITRAGMGRCQGTTCRRILLREIAKFYHKKIEDVAVPTFRPPTKPVKLGTLAGDEDE
- the pgeF gene encoding peptidoglycan editing factor PgeF; the protein is MFIKSRDNLNQDFELKELGQIKYLKCRGLDRTNLLVNAFSTRVGGGSRTPFDSLNLSYNVGDEENRVAENRKIILNALNIDYRTTVNAQQVHKEKISIVKTKDKGKGAFKYSRGIAQTDALMTDIPGIPLVMCFADCVPIFILDPVKKVIALIHSGRKGTELELALKTLFKMKKIFNVNPQSCLAAIFPSIGACCYHIKEENKIDNYWLKKDKNKNLQISRQNKNGWSLDLKKANYGQLIEGGVEKKNIFISEICTADHPELFFSYRRDKGITGRMAAIFMLK
- a CDS encoding (2Fe-2S)-binding protein, translating into MRIKKHPILEFCQKEKIRFTLDGKELEGYKGEPIASALVAAGIKVLSRSIKYKRPRGFFCAIGKCSACLMKVNGIPNVRTCVTKLEEGMRVETQKGKGDFN
- a CDS encoding FAD-dependent oxidoreductase gives rise to the protein MKTTDIAIIGGGPAGLSAAIYAASLGAKVTLVDDGLELGGQLIKQTHKFFGSEKQFAGIRGIKIAEKMIQDLKTYDNVEVIANSTVTGYYEDEVITIVQGVNGELLEKLKAKRIIVATGALENMLPFVNNDLPGVYGAGAVQTLMNLYGVVPGNNVLMVGAGNIGLIVSYQLLQAGIKVEAIVEALPKIGGYLVHASKIRRLGVPIYTSHTLKEVSGKDCVKKAVIAGINRNFEFIPGTEKELEVDTICLAVGLSPLSDLLWQAGCQMKYIPELCGYVALRDENLRSSINKIYIAGDVAGIEEASSAMLEGQIAGLNAAVSLGYQCDNYIQQNKKLKEELKELRNNPLSEGIRVGIEKALIKGGK
- a CDS encoding FAD-binding oxidoreductase → MNKRANVVIIGGGIVGCSIAYNLARMGCKNIVLFEKNTLASGATGRCGAGIRQQFGTEMNCILARESIKIFENLSQELDYDIELNQGGYLILAYTEKEVNQFKKNITLEQSLGINARLITMQEAQDIVPPLNTEGLLGATFCPTDGHANPFNTNFAYAEAAQRLGVKINNFTEVKEIKIENDRIASVRTNQGEVFTPIVINAAGGYASEIGKMVGVDIPVYSQRHQILITEPIDPLFRPMLMSFSANFYCQQTPHGSIIMGFGDPNEPKGHDIGSSWQFAHEMAQKITAVVPLLKEVSMVRQWSGLYNMSLDSQPILGEHPRIKGFYMAVGFSGHGFMLAPIVSRLMAELILKSQPSIPIDKLNIGRFERGELIIEPSVV